In Trifolium pratense cultivar HEN17-A07 linkage group LG7, ARS_RC_1.1, whole genome shotgun sequence, a genomic segment contains:
- the LOC123899685 gene encoding AT-hook motif nuclear-localized protein 22-like yields MDQVSAQGRPLPFLTRDLHLHPHHQFHTNHQTNEEEQQSGNGNLSRGQKRERNNNDDTPTGGEGKDDGGSGSAGGGSGGEMGRRPRGRPAGSKNKPKPPIIITRDSANALRSHVMEVANGCDIMESVTVFARRRQRGVCILSGSGTVTNVTLRQPASPGAVVTLHGRFEILSLSGSFLPPPAPPAASGLAIYLAGGQGQVVGGSVVGPLLASGPVVIMAASFGNAAYERLPLEDEETPVNVPGSGGLGSPGTMGTPQQQQQQLVADPNTSSLFHGGVPQNLLNSCQLPAEGYWGGSARPPF; encoded by the coding sequence atggATCAAGTATCAGCACAAGGTCGTCCTCTTCCTTTTCTCACTAgagatcttcatcttcatcctcatcatcaATTCCACACCAACCACCAAACCAATGAAGAAGAACAACAAAGTGGCAATGGCAACTTAAGCCGAGGCCAAAAACGAGAACGAAACAACAACGATGATACTCCCACAGGCGGAGAAGGAAAAGACGATGGAGGCAGTGGAAGTGCGGGAGGAGGTAGTGGTGGTGAGATGGGAAGAAGACCAAGAGGAAGACCAGCAGGTTCTAAAAACAAGCCAAAACCCCCCATCATTATCACGAGAGACAGCGCAAACGCACTCCGATCCCACGTGATGGAGGTCGCGAACGGATGCGACATCATGGAAAGTGTGACGGTCTTTGCACGGAGGAGACAGCGTGGTGTCTGTATCCTCAGTGGAAGTGGGACCGTCACAAACGTGACTCTCCGTCAACCAGCATCACCTGGTGCGGTAGTCACACTTCACGGAAGATTTGAGATATTATCTTTATCTGGCTCTTTCCTGCCGCCGCCTGCTCCACCAGCAGCGTCAGGATTAGCCATATATCTAGCTGGCGGACAAGGACAAGTAGTCGGTGGAAGCGTGGTGGGACCGTTGTTGGCTTCCGGTCCCGTTGTTATCATGGCAGCTTCCTTTGGAAATGCAGCTTATGAAAGGTTGCCTTTAGAAGATGAAGAAACACCAGTGAATGTGCCAGGAAGTGGAGGGTTAGGGTCACCAGGAACTATGGGAACtccacaacaacaacagcaacaactTGTGGCAGATCCTAACACTTCATCACTTTTCCATGGAGGAGTTCCTCAAAATCTTCTCAATTCATGCCAATTACCAGCTGAGGGCTATTGGGGTGGAAGTGCTCGTCCTcctttttaa